Part of the Bdellovibrionales bacterium genome is shown below.
TTTATCGCCAATTGGCTCCGCAGCACTCGGAAAATTGGGCATACCAGCTGCATGATCAAGAGGAAATAAAATCAGCAAAAGAAAAAAAATAGAAAAATATTTTAGACTAATTATGTATGGAATCTTGATCACTGCTCGCCCCCCCGCCATGACTTTCATACAATAGTTTAGATAAGCTCGCATTGAAATTAAGTTCAGTCCTGTCAAATTTATGTCAGCATTTCTTATGTTTTTGTAAAAACCGTAGCGGAATTTCGCTAGTGCTCATGTTGAAAGTGCGTGCTGTTTGGGGATCCATTTTACCCAATCAAAAGTCCTGGGATTTCTTGACGAAGGTCTAGGCTAGCTAGAGAAAATTCGCTTTTGTTAGGATAAAAGTCGAGTTCACCTATGACAAAGGTCCAGTTTTCTGTGGACAAAGGTCCAGTTTAACTGGACTCGACTCAAGTGCAGCTAGACCTAGCCGAAAGGTTGAGTAAGCAAGCAGCAGTACCAAAGTCGAACCTGTCTGAGGAGATATTGTCTGAGTGACTGCGGACACTATTTTCGTTTGTAGGACAGGAGAGAAAAGGTTCTCTGCTCCAATGTGTTCAACCCAGGCCAAGGGATGGCCGCGCTTGAGATAGTGCCTTGTAGGTGAGGCCGTCCAACGGAGAGAGGGATTTTCACTTAACAAAAGGAGGGCATCATGTCCTTAACAGTAAGTACCAATATCTCGTCCATAGCGGCGCAAAACACTCTGGCTCGTAGCCAGCGAAGTTTGGAGAAAAGCTTTACTCAGCTAGCGAGCGGAAGCAGGATCACCAAAGCTGCAGACGATGCCGCTGGTTTGTCGATCAGCGAAACTCTGAAATCAACTATTCGGGGATACACTCAGTCTCAGCGCAATGCCAATGATGGAATCTCAATGGTCCAGGTCGCTGAAGGGGGACTGGCGGAGGTCAGCAATATTCTCACTCGCATGAGAGAACTAGGGGTTCAGGCCTCATCGGACACTGTAGGGGATACTGAAAGGGGCTTTATTGATAAAGAAGTTCAGCAGTTAAAATCTGAGATGCAGCGAATTGCTGAATCGACAAGATTTGGACAGACCCGTTTGTTAGATGGATCGGGCCAGGAATTTTCGTTTCAAGTAGATATAGGAAATAATGATTTTCAGGATCGAATCAATTTCGACTCCAGTGCACAAGTTGCAACCACTCCTGAATTGGGTGTGGATGGATTTGACTTTTCGTCAAAGGATGGAGCACGCGAAGCACTTGATATCCTGGAAGGATCTCAGCGCCAGGTCAATGGATATCGTGCCACATTGGGAGCCATACAAAACCGCTTGATTTCCACAGCGGAAAATCTGGGAGTCGCAATCGAGAATTTCTCTGCCGCGAATTCTCGAATTAGAGATACTGATGTAGCCCAATCCTCGGCGGAATTGGCAAGGAACAATATTTTGTTAAGCGCCTCAATAGGAGTACTTGCACAGGCTAACCAAACACCGGCGGCGGCATTGCGTTTGATAAATCAATAGGAATTTATGAGACGAGAAGGGACCTTAGACTCCTTTTGTTCCTTCGGTGCCAAACCTACCCAGGGGGAATTCCCCCTGGGGTACTTTTGACCTAGAACTGAGGACTAGAATCGCAGTTCAAAATAATGTTTTTTCGGGATTTGTCCGAGTAAGGAGGCATGAACATTAAGTCCATTCTTCCCTTCATTCCCGGACTCGCATCGCGGGCGAAGTTGGAAGCCAAACAAGAGGTGGCTTCTCACGAGGCGGGTGATCGCGAGCCAAATGGAAAACAGGAACGGGGCGACGGCCATCCGCAAAGGCCTTTAACTCCAGAAGAGGTAGCTAAAGCGGTTGATATTCTAAAGGAATTGTCTGGCGTAAAGGCAAGTTCCCTGAGTCTTAGAGTTGTGACAAAAGAGGACTGTACGGTCGTTTTAGTCGAGGGACCAACTGGCGAGGTTGTACGACGTTTGACCGAATTGGATCTTTGGCATGTCCTGAAAAATCAAGAG
Proteins encoded:
- a CDS encoding flagellin FliC, whose amino-acid sequence is MSLTVSTNISSIAAQNTLARSQRSLEKSFTQLASGSRITKAADDAAGLSISETLKSTIRGYTQSQRNANDGISMVQVAEGGLAEVSNILTRMRELGVQASSDTVGDTERGFIDKEVQQLKSEMQRIAESTRFGQTRLLDGSGQEFSFQVDIGNNDFQDRINFDSSAQVATTPELGVDGFDFSSKDGAREALDILEGSQRQVNGYRATLGAIQNRLISTAENLGVAIENFSAANSRIRDTDVAQSSAELARNNILLSASIGVLAQANQTPAAALRLINQ